In Stieleria varia, one genomic interval encodes:
- a CDS encoding DUF4255 domain-containing protein encodes MPDFNVIANVSATMVAVLNKALVAVDPLGTGVTAPIAVLHDLHTPPTPPAEESGVLAVTLVEAREDATARNRPRVRSIDRADSGRVNISKPPIALQLRYLLTPWSRDLGATSSGEERELEHRMLGRIAQVLYDGAIVSGAELQGPGDEPDGNGLAGSIEALKVTLTPLTFEEQTRFWHAVQQKYRVSLTYDIRVVNLDPEKSESVSRVSSREVRYGMVTQ; translated from the coding sequence ATGCCAGATTTCAATGTCATTGCGAATGTATCAGCGACGATGGTTGCTGTTTTGAACAAGGCGTTGGTCGCTGTTGATCCGTTGGGTACCGGAGTCACGGCACCTATTGCTGTGCTCCACGATTTGCATACGCCTCCAACGCCACCCGCAGAGGAATCCGGCGTGTTGGCAGTAACACTCGTCGAGGCTCGTGAAGATGCAACCGCTCGGAATCGACCTCGTGTTCGCAGTATCGACCGAGCGGACAGCGGGAGAGTCAACATTTCCAAACCTCCCATCGCGTTGCAACTTCGATACTTGCTGACGCCATGGAGTCGCGATCTTGGTGCAACCAGCAGTGGTGAAGAGCGAGAGTTGGAGCATCGAATGTTGGGTCGGATCGCTCAAGTGCTCTACGACGGTGCCATCGTATCCGGGGCGGAGCTGCAGGGGCCGGGAGACGAACCCGATGGCAATGGTCTTGCCGGATCCATTGAGGCTTTGAAGGTCACACTCACACCTCTGACATTTGAAGAACAAACGCGGTTCTGGCATGCGGTACAGCAAAAATATCGTGTCTCGCTGACCTATGACATCCGCGTGGTCAATCTTGATCCGGAGAAATCGGAAAGTGTCTCGCGCGTCTCCAGTCGTGAAGTTCGATACGGAATGGTGACGCAATGA
- a CDS encoding phage tail sheath subtilisin-like domain-containing protein, which yields MPQYFSPGVYVEEVDSGPRPIQGVSTSVAGMVGVTQRGPTSGKPVLVTSFNEFMSTFGGFLDTPDEATISSGGWDDPTGEGGYWWRFPHAVKGFFDNGGQQLYVKRVFAKPQSSGKGAQASSGTLTKGVAIDLVRDCKKGALEIKLAHLIGVEVGKEFAITMQGSTVAVPDEAGNAKFVVQAYDPSTNTVRFENGKGVGQSLSVKDGYSAEIETIQQVAANPTLQFTAKALGAWGDQMHVRVQPMVAATLSLQFSDTEDANPVSTTLAADVTEPVAPATTWTIETVDDLNDKDVVVIQGKRFTLTMVDAANHKKFTVENGEKWNKGTAVRKIRKANKADAATGSTTIKVASSDRLYKGAIVELDNLKKKERFVVEAAKEGIVTLSSATEEQYLEGDYVRLIEATVQIQSRVGDTILAEEEFSSLRLTKETDTNSIVYRIKDRSALVSVKNLGSPEVTDIANFPIATNGRTQPLKEGKDNFQDLKVEDFVGEDGGSGKRSGIQALEDIDDISLVVVPGIWSPVVRAATIQHCEMMKYRFAILDPPPRLSIEGVRAYRTPIDTRYAALYYPWIRLRDPSTSTNIEVPPSGHLAGLYARVDTERGVHKAPANEILNGILPANPVTGVGGLLQDVTKREQDLLNPEGINALRFFPGRGQRVWGARTVSSDSNFKYVNVRRIFNFIERSIDEGTQFVVFEPNDSQLWSRVRQTINNFLNTQWRSGMLEGRTAEEAYYVACDRGVTMQQDDIENGRLICEVGIAPVFPAEFVIFRIQKFTADSKLA from the coding sequence ATGCCGCAGTATTTCAGTCCTGGCGTTTATGTCGAAGAAGTGGATTCCGGCCCACGTCCGATCCAGGGAGTGAGTACTTCCGTCGCCGGGATGGTGGGCGTGACGCAACGTGGCCCCACAAGCGGCAAGCCCGTCCTGGTGACAAGCTTCAATGAATTCATGTCAACCTTTGGTGGCTTTTTGGATACGCCCGACGAGGCAACCATTTCCAGCGGAGGATGGGATGATCCGACAGGCGAAGGTGGATACTGGTGGAGATTCCCGCATGCGGTCAAGGGATTCTTTGACAATGGCGGTCAACAGCTTTATGTCAAACGTGTTTTTGCCAAACCACAAAGTTCTGGCAAGGGAGCGCAGGCTTCGAGCGGAACGTTGACCAAAGGAGTCGCAATCGATTTGGTTCGCGATTGCAAAAAAGGCGCGCTCGAAATCAAACTTGCACATTTGATCGGTGTGGAAGTCGGTAAAGAGTTCGCCATCACGATGCAGGGTTCGACGGTCGCCGTGCCAGATGAGGCCGGAAACGCTAAGTTTGTCGTCCAAGCTTATGACCCCTCCACCAACACGGTGAGATTCGAAAACGGAAAGGGTGTGGGCCAAAGCCTTTCGGTCAAAGACGGGTATTCTGCCGAAATAGAGACAATACAACAGGTTGCTGCGAATCCGACACTGCAGTTCACCGCCAAAGCGTTGGGCGCTTGGGGCGACCAAATGCACGTCCGTGTGCAGCCGATGGTCGCTGCGACGCTGAGCTTACAATTTAGCGACACCGAAGATGCGAATCCTGTTTCCACAACGTTGGCAGCGGATGTCACCGAGCCGGTCGCACCGGCAACGACTTGGACCATCGAAACGGTGGACGACCTCAACGATAAAGATGTGGTAGTGATTCAAGGAAAGCGATTCACTCTGACAATGGTTGACGCAGCCAACCATAAGAAATTTACGGTTGAGAACGGCGAAAAGTGGAACAAGGGGACGGCTGTTCGAAAAATTCGCAAAGCCAACAAGGCGGATGCAGCCACGGGTTCCACGACGATCAAAGTGGCGTCTTCGGATCGACTCTACAAAGGCGCCATTGTTGAACTTGACAATCTGAAAAAGAAAGAAAGGTTCGTCGTCGAAGCGGCCAAAGAGGGTATCGTCACACTCAGTTCCGCTACCGAGGAGCAATACCTGGAAGGCGATTATGTTCGGTTGATTGAAGCAACGGTCCAGATTCAATCGCGAGTTGGTGACACCATTTTAGCGGAAGAAGAGTTTTCGAGCCTGCGTCTGACCAAAGAGACCGATACGAACTCGATCGTCTACAGGATTAAGGACAGGTCGGCGTTGGTTTCGGTCAAAAATCTTGGCTCGCCCGAAGTCACGGACATTGCCAATTTCCCCATCGCGACGAACGGTAGAACGCAACCATTGAAGGAAGGGAAAGACAATTTCCAAGATTTGAAAGTCGAAGATTTTGTCGGCGAGGATGGTGGCAGCGGCAAGCGTAGCGGAATTCAAGCGTTGGAGGACATCGACGACATCAGTCTGGTCGTCGTTCCCGGCATTTGGTCGCCGGTCGTTCGAGCCGCGACGATTCAACATTGCGAGATGATGAAGTATCGCTTTGCCATTCTTGATCCTCCACCGCGTCTTTCCATTGAAGGTGTCCGTGCCTATCGGACACCGATCGACACACGGTATGCGGCTCTTTATTACCCGTGGATACGACTGCGGGATCCGAGTACATCAACGAACATTGAGGTTCCTCCGTCAGGCCATCTCGCCGGATTGTACGCTCGTGTGGACACCGAACGCGGCGTGCACAAAGCGCCCGCCAATGAGATTCTAAACGGGATTCTGCCAGCCAATCCGGTCACCGGTGTGGGCGGGCTGTTGCAAGACGTGACCAAACGCGAACAGGACCTTTTGAATCCGGAAGGCATCAACGCTCTGCGGTTCTTTCCCGGGCGTGGGCAACGTGTTTGGGGTGCGAGAACGGTTTCCTCCGACAGCAACTTCAAGTACGTCAACGTCCGGCGAATCTTTAACTTCATCGAGCGTTCGATTGATGAAGGAACACAGTTTGTCGTGTTCGAGCCGAATGATTCTCAATTGTGGTCGCGTGTGCGACAAACCATCAACAATTTCCTGAACACGCAGTGGCGGTCCGGAATGCTCGAAGGACGCACGGCCGAGGAAGCCTATTACGTGGCCTGCGACAGGGGCGTCACCATGCAACAAGATGACATCGAGAACGGCAGACTGATTTGTGAAGTCGGGATCGCACCGGTGTTCCCCGCCGAGTTCGTCATTTTTCGCATTCAGAAATTCACCGCCGACAGCAAGCTGGCATGA
- a CDS encoding phage tail protein: MAPVKRADPYGAYNFEISVIGVAADGKAVSGSFTEASGLEVAMDPIEYRNGSEDITVRKIPGLKKFTNITLKKGISGDLEFWQWIVKGMNGTVQRVEGSITLLNEAKDPVMQWKFKRGWPCKFTGPGLNAKNNEIAIETVEICHEGLAVDGDGQQG; this comes from the coding sequence ATGGCACCTGTGAAAAGAGCCGATCCCTACGGCGCCTATAACTTTGAGATTTCCGTGATCGGCGTGGCGGCCGATGGCAAAGCCGTTAGCGGATCGTTTACCGAAGCGTCAGGCTTGGAAGTCGCGATGGACCCGATCGAGTATCGCAACGGCAGCGAGGACATCACGGTACGTAAGATCCCGGGCTTGAAGAAGTTCACCAACATCACGTTGAAAAAGGGAATCAGTGGCGATCTGGAGTTTTGGCAATGGATCGTCAAAGGCATGAACGGAACCGTTCAGCGTGTGGAGGGGTCCATCACGTTGCTCAACGAGGCCAAGGACCCGGTGATGCAGTGGAAGTTCAAACGCGGTTGGCCGTGTAAGTTCACCGGACCGGGGCTGAATGCTAAGAACAACGAGATCGCGATCGAGACCGTTGAGATCTGTCATGAAGGTTTGGCCGTAGACGGGGATGGACAACAGGGATGA
- a CDS encoding phage tail sheath family protein, with product MISTPELPGLRFQTIGEQPAPSPLRSDVAGFIGRTRRGPVGHAVRVQGLRDYESLFGGLDRDKPFPYSIRGYFENGGQIAHVVRVAPDDVRYACVTWVIGTQDEEGKWDQDFPTAGRFRAAKYLIHASSPGSWAAGLQVTINYDVNGPGGKPTLSLTIVCPGERSERIDGLHPGETQPGKTLEDQIASRSQLIRIEPRGEAKDSLTDSKGRPLVDEKGVIRLDADGNQRIPLPVPPGPLSRVWDLTLSLSDSDGKKPLPEEDVASQYNRAIVSLGDQTEVALLATPSIYHDITDPIALQWVLQTIVRDASEKQDRFVLIDPPPPHGESGVESMASGELLDYVNQLRAIIPNPIHRRAAAVYHPWLRVNDPLGDAAEPQKTIPPSGHVAGVMSRVDRERGAHYTPANVSVLAAVDVETQLERNAGGPLNEAGVNLIRCVPGKGLMVWGGRTLDLSRQGRFVAHRRFIHRLIRAIRRVAEPVVFDINGPELWLILVRALSSVLLEAFRGGALHGDRPEEAFCVRCDDQTSPMTERELGRVFCEIDLALTAPMEFITIRVSVSRQGQVEVYDA from the coding sequence ATGATCTCGACACCCGAATTGCCCGGTTTGCGGTTTCAAACTATCGGAGAGCAGCCAGCGCCCTCGCCGCTTCGTTCCGATGTCGCTGGCTTTATCGGTCGCACTCGTCGCGGCCCGGTCGGCCACGCGGTACGTGTGCAAGGGCTGCGGGATTACGAAAGTCTCTTTGGCGGTTTGGACCGCGACAAACCATTTCCCTATTCGATTCGAGGCTATTTTGAAAACGGCGGACAGATCGCCCACGTGGTGAGAGTCGCTCCCGACGACGTTCGCTACGCGTGTGTCACATGGGTGATTGGAACGCAAGATGAAGAGGGAAAATGGGATCAAGACTTTCCCACCGCAGGGCGCTTTCGCGCAGCGAAATATCTGATCCATGCGTCCAGTCCGGGGAGTTGGGCGGCGGGGTTGCAGGTCACAATCAATTATGACGTCAACGGCCCCGGGGGAAAGCCAACTCTATCACTGACCATTGTGTGCCCGGGTGAAAGATCGGAGCGGATTGACGGACTTCATCCCGGAGAAACTCAACCGGGAAAGACTTTGGAAGATCAAATCGCGAGTCGATCCCAATTGATCCGAATCGAGCCCCGCGGGGAGGCGAAGGACTCGTTGACGGACAGCAAAGGCCGGCCGCTTGTTGATGAAAAGGGTGTCATCCGGTTGGATGCTGACGGCAATCAGAGAATTCCATTGCCCGTCCCGCCCGGCCCTCTGTCACGGGTTTGGGATCTGACGTTGTCGCTGTCCGATTCTGACGGCAAGAAGCCGCTGCCGGAAGAAGACGTTGCATCGCAATACAACAGGGCGATCGTCTCGTTGGGAGATCAAACGGAAGTCGCCTTGCTGGCGACACCATCGATTTACCATGACATCACGGATCCGATAGCGCTGCAATGGGTTCTGCAAACCATCGTCCGTGATGCGTCGGAAAAACAAGATCGCTTTGTTTTGATTGACCCGCCGCCACCACACGGTGAGTCGGGCGTCGAGTCGATGGCGTCGGGCGAACTGCTAGATTACGTGAATCAGCTCCGAGCAATCATTCCAAATCCGATCCACCGCCGGGCTGCTGCAGTCTACCATCCGTGGTTGCGAGTCAATGACCCTCTGGGCGACGCTGCAGAACCCCAGAAAACGATTCCGCCGTCCGGTCATGTCGCCGGCGTGATGTCACGTGTCGATCGCGAACGAGGGGCGCATTACACGCCGGCAAATGTTTCCGTCCTGGCGGCCGTCGACGTCGAAACACAACTGGAACGCAACGCTGGCGGCCCGTTGAACGAAGCGGGTGTCAATCTCATCCGCTGCGTGCCGGGCAAGGGGTTGATGGTTTGGGGCGGACGAACCTTGGATCTGTCGCGTCAGGGACGTTTTGTCGCGCATCGTCGTTTCATCCATCGTTTGATTCGTGCCATCCGCCGAGTCGCCGAGCCAGTCGTGTTTGACATCAACGGCCCAGAACTGTGGCTGATTCTGGTTCGTGCACTGTCCAGTGTGTTGCTGGAAGCATTTCGCGGCGGGGCCTTACACGGAGATCGGCCCGAAGAGGCATTTTGCGTTCGCTGTGATGACCAGACCAGTCCGATGACTGAGCGGGAATTGGGGCGAGTCTTTTGCGAGATCGACTTGGCTCTCACCGCGCCGATGGAATTCATCACGATTCGTGTTTCAGTTAGCCGCCAAGGGCAGGTGGAGGTGTACGACGCATGA
- a CDS encoding phage tail protein, translated as MSDPFTGYRFFVTLDATDVYLPPEQAATVPILTKAGFQEVGGLGGQLEVMAYGEGGVNDCTHQLPVRHSWSRITLKRGVTTDMSMWLWYQAGLYQSLGARRDGAITLLAENGTPAMQWLFRGGLAVKWDGPTFNAAQSAVAIESMEIAHEGILQVPLTTSR; from the coding sequence ATGAGTGATCCATTCACCGGGTATCGGTTTTTCGTCACACTCGACGCCACCGATGTTTACCTGCCGCCGGAGCAAGCGGCCACCGTTCCGATCTTGACGAAAGCCGGCTTTCAGGAAGTCGGCGGTTTGGGCGGACAACTCGAGGTCATGGCGTATGGCGAAGGCGGCGTGAACGACTGTACGCATCAGTTGCCCGTCCGTCACAGTTGGAGCCGGATCACGCTGAAGCGTGGCGTTACAACCGACATGAGCATGTGGCTCTGGTACCAGGCAGGGCTCTATCAGTCGCTGGGGGCACGACGAGACGGTGCCATCACCTTGCTGGCGGAAAACGGAACACCGGCAATGCAATGGCTTTTTCGAGGCGGGCTGGCGGTCAAGTGGGATGGACCGACATTCAATGCCGCTCAAAGCGCGGTCGCCATCGAAAGCATGGAGATTGCGCACGAAGGCATCCTGCAAGTTCCTCTCACCACATCAAGATAA
- a CDS encoding putative phage tail protein, which yields MITIHNLEVRFDVEGDDDRQAFAKLFNEFINKWSNLAESQRQREIEAARERSLSEQTYGAH from the coding sequence ATGATCACGATCCACAATTTAGAAGTTCGATTTGACGTCGAGGGTGATGACGATCGCCAAGCGTTCGCAAAGCTGTTCAACGAATTCATCAACAAATGGTCAAACTTGGCGGAATCGCAGCGGCAGCGAGAAATAGAAGCCGCGCGTGAACGCTCCTTGAGCGAACAGACTTACGGAGCACATTGA
- a CDS encoding CIS tube protein has product MVTPLDSMRQGLTKAYLQIEQPRLPDSQALIPVHFNPTEYQLQKQNSFADINIPGLETPPIQFVRGSGEKLTTELLVDTSDTLQDVREKYVYKLRGLMNIQGDLHAPPIVRLVWDKDVFRGVLESLNVTYLMFRPDGIPLRAKLAIALKEYRTVEEQIKERPRNSPDVQKIYTVVRGDTISSVAFKLFRDGSMWRAIASANQIRDPRRLSPGMVLTIPKIN; this is encoded by the coding sequence ATGGTCACTCCACTGGACTCCATGCGTCAGGGCTTGACGAAAGCCTACCTGCAGATCGAACAGCCACGGCTGCCGGATAGCCAAGCGTTGATCCCCGTCCATTTTAATCCCACCGAATATCAACTCCAAAAGCAAAACAGCTTTGCGGACATCAACATTCCAGGATTGGAAACACCTCCGATTCAGTTCGTGCGTGGCTCCGGGGAGAAACTCACCACCGAGTTATTGGTGGACACCTCCGATACCTTGCAAGACGTGCGTGAAAAGTACGTGTACAAGTTACGCGGGCTGATGAACATCCAGGGGGACCTGCACGCACCGCCGATTGTCCGACTGGTTTGGGACAAAGACGTCTTTCGAGGCGTGCTGGAGAGTCTGAACGTCACCTACCTGATGTTTCGCCCAGACGGCATCCCCTTGCGTGCCAAATTGGCCATCGCACTGAAAGAGTACCGCACGGTTGAGGAGCAGATCAAAGAACGGCCACGCAACTCGCCCGACGTTCAAAAAATTTACACCGTTGTCCGCGGAGACACGATCAGCAGTGTCGCCTTCAAGCTTTTTCGCGATGGCTCAATGTGGCGTGCGATCGCCAGCGCCAATCAGATCCGTGACCCACGTCGGCTGTCTCCCGGCATGGTTCTGACGATTCCCAAAATCAATTAA
- a CDS encoding phage late control D family protein, whose protein sequence is MNVSLPATSLLEPGVPSVDFYAPRFRVSIAGRALDPETLSDVLQVKVTMQKDGLTSFSMTLNNWDETVTDFPKFKYSDSDTFNIGTELRIEMGYADQLVPMLQGQINSLTPKFPESGAPSVEVSGTDTFIRMRGSKPKDGDQLIFVNQADWQIAQYIADKNGIPIEVTKEGPTHERVVQPKDQSDAEFLLELAKRNEFDLFMKPESGTIHFVKPTDGRDGRPIVVYDFAWGRNLIEFNPKLSATDQVSSVTVRGWDPQTKQSIVYTATAQDLPQTGGGGDSGPQAANKVSARGKEDVIVNSAVISVEEARRLAVSQLVQRAYKFKTGSGRIIGQPKMRPGDNVQLSGLGKRFSGSYQITKVEHSIGGSGYTTSFDVESLREME, encoded by the coding sequence ATGAATGTGTCCTTGCCTGCGACGTCGCTTTTGGAACCCGGTGTACCGAGCGTCGATTTCTATGCGCCCAGATTCCGCGTTTCAATTGCCGGGCGGGCGTTGGATCCCGAAACGCTCAGCGACGTGTTGCAGGTCAAGGTGACGATGCAGAAAGACGGTTTGACCAGTTTCAGCATGACGTTGAACAACTGGGACGAGACCGTGACCGACTTTCCCAAATTCAAGTACAGCGACAGCGATACATTCAACATCGGTACGGAATTGCGTATCGAAATGGGTTACGCCGATCAACTGGTGCCAATGTTGCAGGGGCAAATCAACTCTCTGACGCCAAAGTTCCCCGAATCTGGAGCACCCAGCGTCGAAGTAAGTGGCACCGATACATTCATCCGCATGCGAGGCAGTAAGCCCAAAGATGGTGATCAGTTGATCTTTGTCAATCAGGCCGATTGGCAGATCGCCCAATACATCGCGGACAAGAACGGGATTCCCATCGAAGTGACCAAGGAGGGACCGACACACGAACGAGTCGTCCAACCCAAAGACCAATCCGACGCAGAGTTTTTACTGGAACTTGCAAAGCGAAATGAATTCGATTTGTTCATGAAGCCCGAGTCCGGCACGATCCACTTTGTCAAACCGACCGATGGACGTGACGGCCGCCCCATCGTCGTCTACGACTTCGCTTGGGGACGGAACTTGATTGAATTCAATCCCAAACTGAGCGCGACAGATCAAGTCAGTTCCGTCACCGTGCGAGGTTGGGATCCGCAAACGAAACAATCCATTGTCTACACCGCGACGGCTCAGGACTTGCCACAAACCGGCGGCGGCGGGGACAGCGGACCGCAGGCGGCAAACAAGGTCTCTGCACGCGGCAAAGAAGATGTGATCGTCAACTCCGCCGTGATCAGCGTTGAGGAGGCAAGACGGCTGGCAGTCAGTCAGCTCGTCCAACGTGCCTACAAGTTCAAGACCGGATCGGGACGGATCATTGGTCAACCAAAAATGAGGCCAGGGGATAACGTGCAATTGTCCGGATTGGGCAAACGTTTTAGCGGCTCCTATCAAATCACCAAGGTCGAGCACTCGATCGGAGGCTCAGGATACACCACCTCTTTCGACGTCGAGTCACTACGGGAGATGGAGTGA
- a CDS encoding phage baseplate assembly protein V: MSALTATQNNGTKRCYYGVAEAIVADVNDPAKEGRVKVRLPWFDEHTTSEWCRVSQFYAGPGASGAFFTPELNSEVIVSFIHGDMRQPIVLGCLYNGVDKPATHRDENKDEKQILTKGGHRITLVDTAGEEQIVIVDKSGSHTIEISTKDNSITVKSDGGKLTLAAKDIEIKADSSLKIDAAKIETTASGDMTLKGSTINLN; encoded by the coding sequence ATGAGTGCCTTGACCGCAACACAGAACAACGGAACCAAACGATGCTACTACGGAGTGGCCGAAGCGATCGTCGCTGATGTGAATGATCCCGCAAAGGAAGGCCGCGTGAAGGTTCGCCTGCCGTGGTTCGATGAGCACACTACCAGCGAGTGGTGCCGTGTGAGTCAGTTCTATGCCGGGCCAGGAGCCAGCGGAGCTTTCTTTACGCCGGAGCTCAACAGTGAGGTGATCGTTTCCTTCATCCACGGCGACATGCGTCAGCCCATCGTTTTAGGGTGCCTCTACAACGGCGTGGACAAGCCTGCGACGCATCGTGACGAGAACAAAGATGAAAAACAAATCCTGACCAAAGGTGGCCATCGCATCACACTCGTCGACACAGCAGGCGAAGAGCAAATCGTCATCGTCGACAAAAGTGGATCGCACACAATCGAAATCAGCACCAAGGACAACAGCATCACGGTCAAATCCGACGGCGGAAAGCTGACCCTGGCGGCAAAAGACATCGAAATCAAAGCCGACAGCAGCTTGAAAATCGATGCGGCGAAGATCGAGACCACCGCATCCGGGGACATGACGCTCAAAGGCAGCACCATCAATCTGAACTGA
- a CDS encoding PAAR domain-containing protein: protein MGQPAAKQNDTITATDTHIVMVPSASGAVPTPLPHPFLGVINDQLSSNVNIMGLPAATVDSTAENQPPHIPTPPGTSFQTTPKDKGTIKQGSQSVLINGKGAARNGDVAETCNDPADAPVGTVVAVGNVMIGD from the coding sequence ATGGGACAACCAGCCGCAAAACAAAACGACACGATCACGGCAACCGACACGCACATCGTGATGGTTCCCTCTGCCAGTGGAGCGGTACCGACACCACTGCCGCATCCGTTTCTTGGCGTGATCAACGACCAACTGAGCTCAAACGTCAACATCATGGGATTGCCTGCGGCAACTGTCGATAGCACGGCGGAGAATCAACCGCCGCACATCCCGACGCCTCCGGGGACTTCGTTTCAAACGACGCCCAAGGACAAAGGCACGATCAAACAGGGCAGCCAATCGGTGTTGATCAATGGTAAGGGTGCTGCTCGCAACGGTGATGTGGCCGAGACATGCAACGATCCTGCCGATGCGCCTGTGGGTACCGTTGTTGCCGTGGGTAACGTGATGATTGGAGATTGA
- a CDS encoding GPW/gp25 family protein, producing MNREFVGRGWKFPILPGPSGRLEYTAGDENVEHSLRVLLLTSLGERVMRFNFGSRASELVFAPGGQRHLRLLETTVREAVRDWEPRIDLLDVSVEADLEEPERVNVSLSYQIRASNTRSNLVFPFYLDMVEVV from the coding sequence ATGAACCGCGAATTTGTTGGCAGAGGGTGGAAATTTCCCATTCTGCCTGGACCGTCTGGACGGCTGGAATACACCGCAGGTGACGAAAACGTCGAACACTCCTTGCGTGTGCTCTTGCTGACATCGTTGGGTGAACGCGTGATGCGATTCAATTTTGGCAGTCGAGCGTCGGAATTGGTTTTCGCGCCGGGCGGTCAGCGTCATCTTCGGTTGCTGGAGACCACGGTCCGAGAGGCCGTTCGTGATTGGGAACCTCGCATCGATTTGCTCGACGTTTCGGTCGAAGCAGATTTGGAGGAGCCCGAGCGCGTCAATGTTTCCCTCTCCTACCAAATTCGTGCCAGCAACACGCGATCGAATCTTGTGTTTCCGTTCTATCTGGACATGGTGGAGGTTGTTTGA